In candidate division WOR-3 bacterium, a single window of DNA contains:
- a CDS encoding ATP-dependent helicase: MFDTPEPQHSSGIRDNRDRGRVGDFLRSKIREGSRLSVVSAYFTIYAFDALREHLLGVNQMDFLFGEPSSVRSLDPCKTEAKAYMIDDDGLELARRLEQKRVAKECANWVREKVNVRSVKRAGFVHGKMYHVASGDIQDVIIGSSNFTVRGLGLAPSGGNIELNLVVDSNRDVRDLKAWFDEMWNDPALVEDVKEEVLRSLDRLYSDRAPEFIYYKTLYHIFEKYLSDNAQTKADLEATTLLDSGIWKQLFEFQRDGAKGAINKILSHNGCVLADSVGLGKTFEALAVIKYFELRNERVLVLCPKKLRDNWTVYTQNDQRNPFLADRFSYDVLSHTDLSRDTGMSGDINLAALNWGNYNLVVIDESHNFRNNTPGRRDEEGNIVKKSRYQRLVEDVISNGVKTKVLMLSATPVNNTLKDLRNQLGFITAGSDSAFEKQLGIGSLVESLRKAQEHFTKWSRQKPEARKTADLISRLGADFFRLLDGLTIARSRQHIRKYYQREMSRLGGFPTRAKPIAIYPDIDTKGLFLSYDRLSDEISGYKLSIFNPSQFVLPKHRAEYEEGVAGFKQSQREGFLIGMMKVNFLKRLESSVHSFELTLKRTIDKITDLEDRLTKYKQYREQNPELDPDSYEPDYLDDDELRDAFEVGQKKKFKVVHLNVDGWLEELHRDKKQLNGLYLHAKDVGPDRDAKLAELKKLISAKVRQPSINRLGNPNRKVLVFTAFADTAKYLYEQLHSWAREELGVHAALVVGTGENQSTFQPKGYSGQTDYANILINFAPHSKERDKIGAMPQSGEIDLLIASDCISEGQNLQDCDHLINYDIHWNPVRIIQRFGRIDRIGSLGRTVQLVNFWPTQNLDRYITLKTRVEARMALVDLAATMEDNLLEPEDIQDLITEDLQYRHKQLVRMRDEVLDLEDLKDDNISLTEFTLDDFRMELLRYIEANRAQLEEAPLGLYAVVPPDPQYAVIEPGVVFCFRQRNGACPSVS; encoded by the coding sequence AGTTCAGTCAGGTCCCTGGACCCATGCAAGACAGAGGCGAAGGCCTATATGATCGACGACGATGGCCTCGAGCTTGCGCGCCGCTTGGAGCAGAAGCGCGTCGCCAAGGAATGCGCTAACTGGGTTCGAGAGAAGGTCAACGTCAGGTCAGTGAAGCGAGCGGGCTTCGTGCACGGCAAGATGTACCACGTCGCAAGCGGCGACATCCAGGACGTGATCATCGGTAGTTCCAACTTCACGGTGCGAGGGCTCGGCTTGGCGCCATCTGGTGGGAACATCGAGTTGAACCTCGTAGTCGACAGCAATCGGGATGTTCGTGACCTGAAGGCCTGGTTTGATGAGATGTGGAATGACCCGGCACTCGTGGAGGACGTGAAGGAGGAAGTCCTGCGGAGCTTGGACAGGCTCTACAGTGACCGCGCTCCTGAGTTCATCTACTACAAGACCCTCTATCACATCTTCGAGAAGTACCTGAGTGACAACGCCCAGACGAAGGCAGACTTGGAGGCGACAACCCTTCTCGATTCCGGCATCTGGAAGCAGCTCTTCGAGTTCCAGCGAGACGGCGCGAAGGGTGCCATCAACAAGATACTCTCGCACAACGGCTGCGTCCTTGCCGACAGTGTCGGCCTCGGCAAGACCTTCGAGGCGCTCGCCGTCATAAAGTACTTCGAGCTTCGGAACGAGCGTGTGCTCGTGCTCTGCCCCAAGAAACTGCGTGATAACTGGACGGTGTACACTCAGAACGACCAGCGCAACCCCTTCTTGGCCGACAGGTTCAGCTACGACGTCCTCTCGCACACAGACCTCAGCCGTGATACAGGCATGAGTGGTGACATCAACCTGGCCGCGCTCAATTGGGGCAACTACAACCTCGTGGTCATCGATGAGTCGCACAACTTCCGCAACAACACTCCAGGGCGCCGCGACGAAGAGGGCAACATAGTTAAAAAGAGCAGGTATCAGCGTCTAGTGGAAGACGTCATTTCCAATGGCGTTAAGACCAAGGTCTTGATGCTTTCTGCTACGCCTGTAAACAACACTCTCAAGGACCTTCGTAACCAACTCGGGTTCATTACCGCCGGCAGCGATTCCGCCTTTGAGAAACAGCTTGGTATCGGCAGTCTGGTGGAGTCTCTGCGCAAGGCGCAGGAGCACTTCACAAAGTGGTCCAGGCAGAAGCCCGAAGCGCGCAAAACTGCGGACCTGATATCGCGCCTGGGAGCAGACTTCTTCAGACTTCTGGACGGACTAACCATCGCCCGTTCTCGTCAGCACATCCGCAAGTACTATCAGCGGGAGATGTCGCGACTTGGCGGTTTTCCGACCCGCGCGAAACCCATCGCGATATATCCCGACATCGACACCAAAGGCCTGTTCCTATCTTACGATAGGCTGAGCGACGAGATCAGCGGCTACAAGCTCTCGATATTCAACCCGTCCCAATTCGTCCTGCCAAAGCACCGGGCGGAGTACGAAGAAGGCGTCGCCGGGTTCAAGCAGTCACAGCGCGAAGGCTTCCTCATCGGCATGATGAAGGTGAACTTCCTCAAGCGGCTGGAAAGCTCGGTGCATTCGTTCGAGCTCACGCTGAAACGGACTATCGACAAGATAACCGACCTGGAAGACCGGCTGACGAAGTACAAACAGTATCGCGAGCAGAACCCAGAATTAGACCCTGACTCGTATGAGCCAGACTACCTGGATGACGACGAACTCCGCGATGCGTTCGAGGTTGGACAGAAGAAGAAGTTCAAGGTCGTCCACTTGAACGTGGATGGGTGGCTCGAAGAACTCCACCGCGACAAGAAGCAGTTGAACGGCCTGTACCTTCACGCCAAGGACGTTGGCCCAGACCGCGACGCCAAGCTGGCCGAACTGAAGAAGCTCATCTCTGCCAAGGTCCGACAGCCGAGCATCAACCGTCTTGGGAATCCCAACCGTAAGGTGCTGGTCTTCACTGCGTTCGCCGATACGGCCAAGTACCTGTATGAGCAACTGCACTCCTGGGCGCGTGAGGAACTGGGAGTGCATGCAGCTCTGGTCGTCGGCACCGGGGAGAATCAGTCCACGTTCCAGCCCAAGGGCTACTCAGGCCAAACCGACTATGCCAATATCCTCATCAACTTCGCACCGCATTCCAAGGAACGTGACAAGATAGGCGCGATGCCACAATCCGGCGAGATAGACCTGCTCATTGCCAGCGACTGCATATCAGAGGGTCAAAACCTTCAGGACTGCGACCATCTCATCAACTATGACATTCACTGGAATCCGGTGCGTATCATCCAGCGCTTTGGGCGAATCGATCGTATCGGCAGTCTTGGTAGGACGGTGCAATTGGTCAACTTCTGGCCCACCCAAAACCTGGACAGATACATTACGCTCAAGACGCGGGTCGAAGCTCGCATGGCCCTGGTGGACCTCGCGGCCACGATGGAAGACAACCTGCTAGAGCCCGAGGACATCCAAGACCTCATTACGGAGGACCTTCAGTATCGGCACAAGCAACTAGTACGGATGCGCGACGAAGTGCTCGACCTGGAAGACCTGAAGGACGACAACATCTCTCTCACGGAGTTCACGCTCGACGACTTCCGGATGGAACTGCTGAGGTATATCGAAGCAAACCGGGCACAACTGGAAGAAGCACCCCTCGGCCTGTACGCAGTCGTCCCGCCAGACCCGCAATACGCAGTCATCGAGCCAGGTGT